One part of the Parachlamydiales bacterium genome encodes these proteins:
- a CDS encoding glycosyltransferase — protein MKICILCIGSHGDIRPYVALANGLKANGHDVWIASHQKAQSLCQKYNLDFKLVDGDLTEAIHSEETQEKLKSIFVLPQITQLFRNVLKIQLPMSLEAAANADLLIYSPVAFAGPHLAEYLKIPTICMHVLPEIRTKCHSSYLFPRQKSYTGLKHYLGHFVSEQFLWQPIRAPINKWRKKQLGMRKMHFLGFRNDKIRQEIPEIVAFSPSLIPRPIDWPSKIEMTNFCLLREGENWTPPKDLENFLDNDQPTIYVGFGSLTEACEKSTVKKIIDALIKKNIRAVVHGKLRGLKELELPASIFPLDYAPHDWLFPRVKAVIHHGGIGTTAAGLYAGKPTWIIPFVWDQFYWGQKIFDLGIGPKPIPVYNIDTAPLMLNLDDLLSQSTYQQNASKFRTQLQSEPDGVQMTINSINNILATRI, from the coding sequence ATGAAAATTTGCATTCTCTGCATTGGAAGTCATGGGGATATTCGACCTTATGTAGCCTTAGCTAATGGTTTAAAAGCTAATGGCCACGATGTATGGATTGCTTCTCATCAAAAAGCGCAATCTCTCTGTCAAAAATACAATCTTGATTTTAAACTCGTTGACGGAGATTTGACAGAAGCCATTCATTCCGAAGAAACGCAAGAGAAGTTGAAAAGCATTTTCGTCCTACCACAAATTACACAATTATTTCGAAATGTTCTGAAAATACAGTTACCTATGTCGTTGGAAGCTGCCGCTAATGCAGATCTATTGATTTATAGCCCTGTAGCATTTGCGGGACCACATCTAGCAGAATACCTGAAGATTCCGACCATTTGCATGCATGTACTTCCTGAAATCAGAACAAAATGCCATTCATCCTACCTATTTCCAAGACAAAAATCGTATACAGGCCTTAAACATTACTTAGGTCATTTTGTTAGTGAGCAGTTCCTTTGGCAGCCCATCCGAGCGCCTATTAACAAATGGCGAAAAAAGCAATTAGGCATGAGAAAAATGCATTTTTTGGGTTTTAGAAACGATAAAATCCGCCAAGAAATTCCTGAGATTGTTGCCTTTAGTCCTAGTTTGATTCCTCGTCCAATAGATTGGCCGTCGAAAATTGAGATGACAAATTTTTGTTTATTGAGAGAAGGGGAAAACTGGACGCCTCCTAAAGATCTTGAGAACTTCTTGGATAATGACCAACCAACAATCTATGTCGGATTTGGTAGCTTAACGGAGGCTTGTGAGAAATCTACGGTTAAAAAAATCATTGACGCTCTCATCAAAAAGAATATTCGTGCTGTTGTCCATGGCAAGTTACGTGGATTGAAAGAGCTCGAATTGCCTGCCTCAATTTTCCCTTTGGATTATGCACCGCATGATTGGCTATTTCCAAGAGTTAAAGCCGTTATTCATCACGGAGGAATTGGTACAACTGCTGCAGGTCTCTATGCAGGCAAGCCTACTTGGATAATTCCATTTGTTTGGGATCAATTCTATTGGGGTCAAAAAATATTTGATCTAGGAATTGGCCCTAAGCCTATACCGGTATACAATATCGATACAGCTCCATTAATGCTTAATCTGGATGATCTATTATCGCAATCTACCTACCAGCAGAATGCTTCGAAATTTAGAACCCAATTGCAGTCCGAGCCCGATGGTGTCCAAATGACTATCAATAGTATTAACAATATTCTTGCGACTAGGATTTAA
- a CDS encoding helix-turn-helix domain-containing protein has product MNIRDYLFKKRITQVDFAKRLGISRGHLGQILHSTKHPSRKLAKKIEEETEGKVTAVELLFPEQFAKEENI; this is encoded by the coding sequence GTGAACATTAGAGATTATCTGTTTAAGAAGCGAATTACCCAAGTCGACTTTGCAAAAAGATTGGGGATTTCGCGAGGTCACCTAGGTCAGATCTTACACAGCACTAAACATCCCAGTCGTAAGCTTGCAAAAAAAATTGAAGAAGAAACTGAAGGAAAAGTCACGGCTGTAGAGCTTTTGTTCCCTGAACAATTTGCAAAGGAAGAAAACATATGA
- a CDS encoding NYN domain-containing protein, producing the protein MNQQRVICFIDGFNLYHAINRLNAPHLKWLNLWSLSSVFIRPKSQKLVDVIYFSAYADWLPQSKKRHTQYVKALISSKVSTVLGKFKQKDRKCPKCKHKWCGHEEKETDVNIALAMLDLAYKDKFDHAFLISNDSDLAPAIHMVRKNFPQKLITTIVPPHYTHSNELIKASSEKAKITVSHLERCLFPEVIYDVGGNIVVSRPVEYSPSV; encoded by the coding sequence ATGAATCAGCAACGCGTCATCTGTTTTATAGACGGATTCAATCTCTATCATGCAATCAATCGGTTAAATGCCCCTCATTTAAAGTGGTTAAACCTTTGGTCTTTGTCTTCGGTATTTATTCGTCCAAAATCTCAAAAATTAGTCGATGTTATCTATTTTTCTGCTTATGCAGACTGGCTCCCACAATCTAAAAAACGACACACTCAATACGTAAAGGCTCTTATCTCTTCTAAAGTCAGCACGGTTTTGGGAAAATTCAAACAAAAAGATAGGAAATGCCCTAAATGCAAGCATAAGTGGTGCGGACATGAAGAAAAGGAAACGGATGTTAACATCGCCCTTGCTATGCTAGATTTAGCTTACAAAGACAAATTTGACCATGCTTTTCTTATTTCCAATGATTCGGATTTAGCTCCAGCTATTCATATGGTTCGCAAAAACTTCCCTCAAAAGCTAATTACCACAATTGTTCCTCCCCATTACACTCACAGCAATGAATTGATCAAAGCATCATCCGAAAAGGCTAAGATAACAGTCAGTCATCTTGAAAGATGTTTATTTCCTGAAGTCATTTACGATGTTGGCGGAAATATTGTGGTTTCCCGTCCTGTTGAATACAGTCCTTCTGTTTAA
- a CDS encoding NAD(P)-dependent alcohol dehydrogenase: MPNAKAYSATSEKSPLASTEIKRRDLTEHDVQIEILFCGICHSDIHFVRNEWKDVMPTVYPIVPGHEIVGRVTKVGSSVKKYKPNDIVAVGCIVDTDRTCPHCKTGFEQFCPNMVLTFNGPDKHLGGVTFGGYSSNIVVDENFVLRVPTNLDLAGVAPLLCAGITTYSPLRRWGVTKGKKVGIMGLGGLGHMGIKFAHTLGAHVVAFTTSPNKKEDALRLGANEVVLSKNEDEMKKHTGSFDFILDTISADHDINAYLNLLRPDGNLTLVGAPPKPLAVSSFALIMARRSLSGSNIGSIAETQEMLDFCGKHNITADVEVIPIQRVNEAYERVLKSDVKYRFSIDMSSLKKE; encoded by the coding sequence ATGCCTAACGCAAAAGCCTACTCCGCTACTAGTGAGAAATCTCCACTAGCATCAACGGAAATCAAACGTCGTGATCTTACTGAGCATGATGTTCAAATCGAAATCCTCTTCTGCGGCATCTGCCACTCCGATATCCATTTCGTGCGCAACGAATGGAAAGACGTTATGCCTACTGTATATCCTATTGTTCCCGGTCATGAGATCGTGGGGCGCGTCACCAAGGTGGGCTCCTCTGTAAAAAAATACAAGCCCAATGACATTGTTGCAGTCGGCTGTATAGTTGATACTGATAGAACCTGCCCACATTGCAAGACAGGTTTTGAACAGTTCTGTCCGAACATGGTTCTTACTTTTAACGGCCCTGATAAGCACCTGGGTGGTGTAACTTTCGGCGGCTACTCTAGCAATATTGTCGTCGACGAAAACTTTGTCTTACGTGTCCCTACCAACCTTGATCTAGCCGGAGTTGCACCCCTTCTTTGCGCCGGAATTACAACCTACTCGCCTTTGCGGCGCTGGGGTGTCACTAAAGGCAAAAAAGTAGGCATTATGGGTCTTGGCGGGCTTGGCCATATGGGCATAAAGTTCGCTCATACGCTGGGAGCTCATGTCGTCGCCTTCACCACATCGCCGAACAAGAAGGAAGACGCCCTCCGTCTGGGTGCAAATGAGGTAGTCCTCTCTAAAAATGAGGATGAAATGAAGAAGCATACGGGTAGTTTCGACTTCATCCTAGATACAATCTCGGCAGATCATGACATCAATGCCTATCTTAATCTACTTCGTCCGGATGGCAATCTTACCCTTGTCGGGGCACCTCCTAAACCGCTCGCTGTGTCGTCTTTTGCGCTTATCATGGCACGTCGCAGCCTCTCTGGTTCCAACATCGGCAGCATCGCCGAAACACAGGAGATGCTTGACTTTTGTGGTAAACATAACATCACTGCTGACGTCGAAGTGATTCCTATACAGAGAGTCAACGAAGCCTATGAAAGAGTACTCAAGTCCGATGTAAAATACCGCTTTTCCATCGATATGTCGTCTCTGAAAAAAGAGTAA
- a CDS encoding Bro-N domain-containing protein, with amino-acid sequence MSKEIDTNHHMIVFKGKNIRRVLHNDEWWFVVKDIVEALIDTSNSTDYIKKMRVRDSALSEGWGQIVTPLSIETSGGKQNLNCATTEGIFRIIQSIPSPKAEPFKRWLAKVGYERIQEIEDPELASKRIRATYKAKGYPDNWIEKRMRGIAIRETLTNEWEQRGVKEQREYAILTAEISEATFGLNPSEHKKLKSLKKENLRDHMTDLELIFSMLGEASTTEITVQQDAQGFQENKEAARAGGKIAGNARKELEEKSGRKVVSSSNFLSHQLDLEAEKIKSIDVKKESL; translated from the coding sequence ATGAGCAAGGAAATTGACACTAATCACCATATGATAGTTTTTAAAGGTAAAAACATTCGAAGGGTGTTGCATAATGATGAGTGGTGGTTTGTTGTTAAAGATATCGTTGAGGCTTTGATAGATACATCCAATTCTACCGACTACATAAAAAAAATGAGAGTACGGGATTCTGCTCTTTCTGAAGGGTGGGGACAAATTGTCACCCCCCTTTCTATTGAAACATCCGGCGGCAAACAAAATTTGAATTGTGCAACAACAGAAGGGATTTTCCGTATCATTCAGTCAATTCCCTCGCCAAAAGCTGAGCCTTTCAAAAGATGGCTAGCTAAGGTGGGCTATGAACGCATCCAAGAAATTGAAGATCCCGAGCTTGCTTCCAAGAGAATCAGAGCTACTTATAAAGCAAAAGGATATCCAGATAATTGGATTGAGAAACGGATGCGTGGAATTGCGATCCGAGAGACGCTTACAAATGAGTGGGAACAAAGAGGTGTTAAAGAACAGCGCGAATACGCAATCCTGACTGCTGAAATATCAGAAGCGACTTTTGGACTTAATCCATCGGAGCACAAAAAATTAAAAAGCCTCAAAAAAGAAAATCTTCGTGATCATATGACAGATCTGGAATTGATTTTTTCTATGTTGGGTGAAGCATCTACCACAGAAATCACAGTTCAGCAGGATGCTCAAGGGTTTCAAGAAAATAAAGAAGCTGCACGTGCAGGTGGAAAAATTGCAGGTAATGCAAGGAAAGAGCTTGAAGAAAAAAGTGGTAGAAAAGTTGTAAGCTCATCTAATTTTCTTTCACATCAATTGGACTTAGAAGCTGAGAAAATAAAATCAATCGACGTGAAAAAAGAGTCTCTATAG